From Dasania marina DSM 21967, a single genomic window includes:
- a CDS encoding heme-copper oxidase subunit III family protein, protein MSNSGEHNKAYSEPGMTGLAGDWAADKQAFDVPWGKLMMWLFLLSDTFVFSIFLTGYMSVRMSTTVAWPNPSEVFALEVAGTHFPLLLIAIMTFVLITSSGTMAMAVNAAYNGNRQLAFKLMLATALLGASFVGMQAFEWTKLIVEEGVRPWGNPMGAAQFGSSFFMITGFHGLHVSAGVIYLLVVANKVRRGDYEGKGYGIVEITGLYWHFVDLVWVFIFAFFYLW, encoded by the coding sequence ATGAGCAATAGCGGAGAGCATAACAAAGCCTATAGCGAGCCGGGAATGACCGGGCTGGCCGGTGATTGGGCTGCCGATAAGCAAGCCTTTGATGTGCCTTGGGGCAAACTGATGATGTGGCTGTTTTTGCTCAGTGACACCTTTGTATTCAGTATTTTTTTAACCGGCTATATGAGTGTGCGCATGAGCACCACGGTAGCCTGGCCCAACCCCAGTGAGGTGTTTGCATTAGAGGTGGCGGGCACCCATTTCCCATTATTATTAATAGCCATTATGACCTTTGTGTTAATTACCAGTAGCGGCACCATGGCTATGGCGGTTAACGCGGCTTACAACGGTAATCGGCAATTGGCTTTTAAACTAATGCTAGCCACGGCTTTACTGGGGGCTAGCTTTGTCGGTATGCAGGCCTTTGAGTGGACCAAGTTGATTGTTGAAGAAGGGGTTCGACCCTGGGGTAACCCTATGGGTGCGGCACAATTTGGCTCTTCTTTTTTTATGATTACCGGCTTTCACGGCCTGCATGTGAGTGCGGGGGTTATTTATTTATTGGTGGTGGCCAATAAAGTACGACGTGGTGACTATGAGGGTAAAGGTTACGGCATAGTCGAAATTACGGGCCTGTACTGGCATTTTGTGGATTTAGTGTGGGTATTTATTTTTGCGTTTTTCTATTTATGGTGA
- a CDS encoding cytochrome C oxidase subunit IV family protein — MSTSAAQEHAIGQQHPIGVYLKVWLLLFVLSTFSYLVDFFHLQGYLRWSLILIFMLLKAGFIMSIFMHLAWERLAMILVILLPPGAILVLIALMVSEANYVFLSRITFFN, encoded by the coding sequence ATGAGTACTTCCGCAGCGCAGGAGCATGCCATAGGCCAGCAGCATCCCATAGGTGTTTATTTAAAAGTATGGTTGCTGTTGTTTGTGTTAAGTACCTTTTCTTATTTGGTAGATTTTTTTCACTTACAAGGTTATTTGCGTTGGTCTTTAATACTGATTTTTATGCTGTTAAAGGCTGGTTTTATTATGAGTATTTTTATGCATCTAGCCTGGGAAAGGTTAGCCATGATATTGGTGATACTGCTGCCGCCAGGCGCTATCTTAGTGTTGATTGCGCTGATGGTCAGTGAAGCAAACTATGTGTTTTTATCGCGCATAACCTTTTTTAATTAA
- a CDS encoding cbb3-type cytochrome c oxidase subunit I: MTHTAIADQVSELHDPDTFITKYVWSQDHKVIAIQYGGTAILVGLVALVLSGLMRLQLGFPNTFDFINPSAYLQFVTMHGMIMVIYLLTALLLGGFGNYLIPLMVGARDMVFPYLNMLSYWTYLLAVIVLMASFFVPGGSTGAGWTLYPPQAILQGTPGNDWGIILMLVSLAIFIVAFTMGGLNYVTTVLQARTHGMTLMRMPLTIWGIFTATVLGLLAFPALLVSAIMMLLDKTIGTSFFMPAIISMGETLDYNGGSPILFQHLFWFFGHPEVYIVALPAFGMVSDVLAVHARKNIFGYRMMVWAIVAIGVLSFVVWAHHMYVSGMNPAFGFFFATTTLIIAVPTALKVYNWVLTLWRGNIHLTVPMLFAIGFIFTFTHGGLTGLFLGNVVVDLPLSDTYFVVAHFHMVMGVSPIMVLFAALYHWYPLMTGRMFNKTLGQWHFWLTFLGTYAIYLPMHYLGFLGVPRRYYAMSGTDFIPASAQTLNASITVSAIIVGVVQLLFIINVIWSLRYGKKAQKNPWGATSLEWKTPDQPPKHGNWGAQLPHVYRWAYDFSVPNAKHDFIPQNVAQEDVEWLADSGSHKGIES, encoded by the coding sequence ATGACACACACAGCCATTGCCGATCAAGTTAGTGAGTTACACGACCCCGACACGTTTATTACTAAATACGTGTGGAGTCAGGATCACAAGGTCATCGCCATACAATATGGTGGAACCGCTATTTTGGTGGGGCTGGTGGCTTTGGTGTTGTCAGGTTTGATGCGCTTGCAGTTGGGCTTTCCCAATACCTTTGATTTTATTAACCCCAGTGCTTATCTGCAGTTTGTCACCATGCATGGCATGATTATGGTGATTTATTTGCTCACCGCTTTATTGCTGGGCGGCTTTGGTAATTATTTGATTCCGCTAATGGTTGGCGCTAGAGATATGGTATTTCCCTATCTCAATATGCTCAGCTACTGGACTTATTTGCTGGCGGTGATTGTGCTTATGGCCAGTTTTTTTGTGCCCGGAGGTAGCACCGGAGCGGGCTGGACCTTATACCCGCCGCAAGCCATTTTGCAGGGCACACCGGGCAATGACTGGGGTATTATTTTAATGCTGGTTTCTCTGGCTATTTTTATCGTGGCTTTTACTATGGGGGGCTTAAATTACGTCACCACGGTATTACAGGCGCGCACCCACGGCATGACGCTGATGCGTATGCCACTCACCATCTGGGGAATTTTTACCGCAACGGTATTAGGTTTATTAGCCTTTCCGGCCTTATTAGTTAGCGCCATTATGATGTTGTTGGATAAAACCATAGGTACCAGTTTTTTTATGCCGGCTATCATCTCTATGGGCGAGACTTTAGATTACAACGGCGGCAGCCCTATATTATTTCAGCATTTGTTTTGGTTTTTCGGCCACCCCGAAGTGTATATCGTCGCCTTGCCGGCCTTTGGTATGGTGTCGGATGTGTTGGCTGTGCATGCCCGTAAAAATATTTTTGGTTATCGCATGATGGTATGGGCCATAGTCGCCATTGGGGTGTTGAGTTTTGTGGTCTGGGCGCATCATATGTATGTTAGCGGCATGAACCCCGCCTTTGGTTTTTTCTTTGCCACCACCACGCTGATTATCGCCGTGCCCACAGCACTTAAAGTGTATAACTGGGTATTAACCCTGTGGCGCGGCAACATACATTTAACCGTGCCTATGTTATTTGCTATAGGGTTTATTTTTACCTTTACCCATGGCGGTTTGACCGGTTTGTTTTTAGGCAATGTGGTGGTGGATTTACCACTATCCGATACCTATTTTGTAGTGGCACATTTTCATATGGTTATGGGGGTTTCTCCGATTATGGTGTTGTTTGCGGCGCTGTATCATTGGTACCCGCTAATGACTGGCCGCATGTTTAATAAAACCTTAGGCCAGTGGCATTTCTGGTTAACCTTTTTAGGCACCTATGCCATTTATTTGCCTATGCATTATTTGGGGTTTTTAGGGGTGCCCAGACGTTACTACGCGATGAGTGGCACCGATTTTATTCCAGCGTCGGCGCAGACGCTCAATGCCAGTATTACCGTTTCCGCGATTATTGTCGGGGTGGTGCAGCTGCTGTTTATTATTAATGTGATATGGAGCTTACGCTACGGTAAAAAAGCCCAGAAAAATCCTTGGGGCGCTACCTCTTTAGAATGGAAAACCCCCGACCAGCCACCTAAACACGGTAACTGGGGCGCGCAGTTACCGCATGTTTATCGCTGGGCCTATGATTTTAGTGTACCCAATGCCAAGCATGATTTTATTCCACAAAATGTCGCCCAAGAGGATGTGGAATGGCTAGCCGACAGCGGTAGTCATAAGGGGATAGAGTCGTGA
- a CDS encoding cytochrome c oxidase subunit 3, with protein sequence MKLWHSLLEKPWLAQAGAAVIPQTSSAIPQRIALRFFLGAVSVLFILFIVTFLSRSQFPDFVALSGQPWQPFTDSSQLWINSAILLAASLAMQWGVYSSARGQLNASIVALLLALLLTVAFVLAQVMVWQQLMSLGYYMNSNAANSFYYLLTAIHALHLLGGLMVLLGAVYQFSRSAALPQLHNTLALCASYWHYLLLLWMLLFLLLTGRAETYAALAALCGF encoded by the coding sequence GTGAAACTATGGCATAGCTTGCTGGAAAAACCCTGGCTGGCTCAGGCCGGTGCGGCCGTGATACCGCAAACCTCATCAGCCATACCGCAGCGTATAGCCCTACGCTTTTTTTTAGGGGCGGTTAGCGTTTTATTTATTTTATTTATTGTGACGTTTTTATCGCGCTCACAGTTTCCTGATTTTGTCGCCTTATCTGGCCAGCCTTGGCAACCCTTTACCGACAGTAGTCAGTTGTGGATCAACAGCGCTATCTTATTAGCCGCTAGCCTGGCTATGCAGTGGGGGGTGTATAGCAGTGCTCGTGGCCAGCTTAACGCTAGCATTGTAGCTTTGCTGCTGGCGCTGCTATTGACCGTGGCCTTTGTGTTGGCACAAGTGATGGTGTGGCAGCAGTTAATGAGCTTGGGTTATTACATGAATAGTAACGCTGCCAATAGTTTTTATTATTTATTAACCGCTATACACGCGCTGCACTTACTGGGCGGTTTAATGGTGTTGCTCGGGGCGGTTTACCAATTTTCGCGCAGCGCAGCGTTGCCGCAACTACACAATACTTTAGCGCTGTGTGCCAGCTATTGGCATTATTTGCTACTGCTATGGATGCTGCTTTTTTTATTGTTAACCGGCCGCGCAGAAACCTATGCGGCCTTGGCCGCTTTATGCGGCTTTTAA
- a CDS encoding c-type cytochrome, producing the protein MLLAIVLVLLVVGSLVFHFVSPWWFTPLASNWGSIDDTISITFWVTGAVFIAVNLFLAYCVYRYRHQHHRRSHYEPENKKLESWLMALTTLGVAAMLAPGLIVWAKFVDVPADAHIVEAVGQQWQWSFRLPGKDGQLGTVDTRHMNARNPFGINPNDSTGLDDVLVFDSELHLPIDKPVKVELRSKDVLHNFAVSEFRVKMDLVPGLVSYLWLTPTKLGRFDILCMELCGIAHYAMRGNVVVESEADYQAWLNSKPTFAMSQQVAAGDAELGKPLYAVCGGCHGQQGEGNMAMNAPKLSGQSTAYMQRQLLHFKQGVRGQHQQDSFGQQMAAMAQLLADKTSINNVVAYIQTFPHKKPAATISGGDIQSGHGYFVNCSACHGSRGEGNSALNAPALVGMDDWYLKRQLSNFKQGIRGAHPQDTHGRQMMLMARLLNDEQAVDDLLVYVNSL; encoded by the coding sequence ATGTTATTAGCGATTGTTTTAGTATTACTAGTTGTCGGTTCTTTAGTATTTCACTTTGTGAGCCCATGGTGGTTTACCCCGCTAGCCTCTAATTGGGGCTCTATTGATGACACGATTAGTATTACTTTTTGGGTGACGGGTGCAGTTTTTATCGCGGTGAATCTTTTTTTAGCGTACTGCGTTTACCGCTACCGGCATCAGCATCATCGTCGTTCTCATTACGAACCTGAAAACAAAAAACTAGAAAGCTGGTTAATGGCGCTTACCACTCTGGGCGTGGCGGCCATGTTGGCACCGGGTTTAATTGTGTGGGCCAAGTTTGTCGATGTGCCCGCCGACGCGCATATAGTTGAGGCGGTGGGGCAGCAATGGCAGTGGAGTTTTCGTCTGCCGGGCAAAGATGGCCAATTAGGTACCGTCGATACCCGCCATATGAACGCGCGTAATCCCTTCGGCATTAACCCCAATGACAGTACCGGCCTAGATGATGTGTTGGTGTTTGATAGTGAGTTGCACCTACCTATAGATAAGCCCGTGAAAGTTGAGCTGCGTTCCAAGGATGTATTGCATAATTTTGCGGTGTCGGAGTTTAGGGTGAAGATGGATTTAGTACCGGGTCTCGTTAGCTATCTATGGTTAACTCCCACCAAGCTGGGGCGCTTTGATATTTTGTGTATGGAGCTATGCGGCATAGCGCATTACGCCATGCGCGGGAATGTGGTGGTTGAAAGCGAGGCCGATTATCAAGCCTGGTTGAATAGCAAACCTACCTTTGCCATGAGCCAGCAAGTGGCCGCCGGTGATGCTGAGCTAGGTAAACCTTTATACGCCGTTTGCGGCGGTTGCCATGGCCAGCAAGGCGAAGGCAATATGGCGATGAATGCGCCCAAGCTTAGCGGCCAAAGCACGGCGTATATGCAGCGGCAGTTGCTGCATTTTAAACAGGGTGTACGCGGCCAGCATCAGCAAGATAGTTTTGGTCAGCAGATGGCCGCCATGGCTCAGCTCTTAGCCGATAAAACCTCCATTAATAATGTGGTGGCCTATATCCAAACCTTCCCCCATAAAAAACCGGCAGCCACAATTAGCGGCGGCGATATACAAAGTGGCCATGGCTATTTTGTTAATTGCAGCGCCTGCCATGGCAGCCGGGGTGAAGGCAATAGCGCATTGAATGCACCGGCCTTGGTGGGCATGGACGATTGGTATCTCAAGCGTCAACTCAGCAACTTTAAACAGGGCATACGCGGCGCGCATCCCCAAGACACCCACGGCCGGCAGATGATGTTAATGGCGCGTTTACTAAATGACGAGCAAGCGGTGGATGATTTGTTGGTGTATGTGAATAGTCTGTAG